From a single Myxocyprinus asiaticus isolate MX2 ecotype Aquarium Trade chromosome 33, UBuf_Myxa_2, whole genome shotgun sequence genomic region:
- the pla2g1b gene encoding phospholipase A2, with protein sequence MQAFLPLVVLTVSLPALLASPDYRALWQFRAMIICNIPDSWPLLDYADYGCYCGKGGSGTPVDELDRCCEVHDQCYSDSWQQDDCWGVLDNPYTEVYAFSCDSPARKVTCNAEKNRPCEMFICECDRKAAECFAQAGYNPEHEHYPSENCK encoded by the exons ATGCAAGCCTTTTTGCCTCTCGTGGTCCTGACTGTAAGTCTGCCCGCCT TGCTGGCGAGCCCAGACTACCGTGCTCTGTGGCAGTTCAGGGCCATGATCATCTGTAACATCCCTGATAGCTGGCCACTTTTGGATTACGCAGACTACGGATGCTACTGTGGCAAGGGAGGCTCAGGAACACCAGTGGATGAATTGGACAG GTGCTGTGAAGTGCACGATCAATGCTATTCTGACTCATGGCAACAAGATGACTGCTGGGGTGTCTTAGACAACCCCTACACTGAAGTCTACGCCTTCTCGTGCGATTCCCCAGCAAGGAAAGTCACCTGTAACG CTGAAAAGAATCGGCCCTGTGAGATGTTCATATGTGAATGTGACAGAAAAGCAGCTGAATGCTTTGCACAAGCAGGTTACAACCCAGAACATGAGCATTATCCCAGTGAAAACTGCAAATGA